DNA sequence from the Desulfovermiculus halophilus DSM 18834 genome:
TTGGCTCTGGCTTCGTCGCAATCGTACAAAGTCAGATAGTGCTGTTTGCCCTTGCGGCCATTGTCGCGTTACCGGATGATTCTGGCGTTTTCGATTGATGGATGGGGCTCAGAGTTTTGTCTCTAAGGCCAATGTGCTGTTTTGTTTATGGGATAGGTTGTTTTTGCTGAAGGGACTGTTGTTTTGAAGATGACTTCGCCATCTTGTCCCAAAACGGTTATTCTTCCGCCGCCTTGGTTTTGAAGGAGGCTTTTTGCGGCTGCGATAGCATGGCGCCTTGTCTCATGGATGGTGGTTGGGATTTCCTCATCAAAGACTTTATTGGCCCAGGTGCCGTCAGGACGTTGATAGACAGTGCGATTATGTTTACTCTCCATGTTCCTCCTGGTTGGTTATGTCATGGTTTCTCTTCTTCTTGCTTTGCAATCCTCAGCTTTGCGGATGACTCTTGCTCGCCAGACAATTTGCTCCCGCCAAAAATGATTGACGTGGCGCATATGATCGCTGGCTTCAGCTACCTGATCATCTTCTTTGGTGGCCACAAAGCTCTTCGTCGGAAAATAAATTAATTATTTGTAGATTAAAATAACAAACATATTATTAAAGGATTATTTAATGTTTAGTCAATAGTTATTGTTGAAAAGTTTTAACAAGTGGGGGGGGAAACCGCATGCCAGTTCATTCAAATAATAGGCATACAATGTCTTGAAAGTTCTAAGAAGCTGCAGGATAGAGTTGTTGGGCTGCTTATTCTGATCAAAACCATCCAAGCATTCTTGGCATAAAGCCGTCCATACTTTGTCGGGGGACCGCTGGGGTGTTCCGGATTGCAGGGTTAGTAAGAATGGACGAATGTTTACCTCTGGCGACCTTCAAAATCAACAACACAATATAGGAGATAGGGCCGATACCCATGATGGCTCAAGGTGACAATTGCTCTGACTCCTGCCAGTTTCCTTGGAGTTGTCCCATTTAGGTGTATATTCAGGAGATGGAGGGGGAGTCCGAACTCCAAATTCGCAGAAAAAAATGACCACTGGTTTCGGCGACACGCTGATTAGCGATTTCGAATATTTAGCTC
Encoded proteins:
- a CDS encoding DUF2188 domain-containing protein, with the protein product MESKHNRTVYQRPDGTWANKVFDEEIPTTIHETRRHAIAAAKSLLQNQGGGRITVLGQDGEVIFKTTVPSAKTTYPINKTAHWP